From Pseudonocardia autotrophica, one genomic window encodes:
- a CDS encoding nitroreductase family protein, with protein MPTPPPGPWPYLLDEARAYPSPHNSQPIVVRVLDAGRAELLYDLERGLPAENFGIPFGQVCAGVYVESLATVAAPHGWSVTAELRDEGLDFDADAHHQPLGTVELTRTAITPQAQADLAAFRRRRTSRRPYRSLPVDPAVLAEAGAIAAAAGHDFGHTDRRELVDRIVRINQETLFDDLRNDAVHAEILAWLRTSDRAAEATRDGLSARTLLLPGPLLGFAMRHRGMWDLPLAGPLLRRIYLNTMRGVRELGWLTGPFASPLDHVEAGRVFLRIWLAFTRAGVYLHPFGTVITNPRSHAAFTDAAGIDAQGADTEADGEADGERMAWMLFRYGHSAEPPRALRRELSEMLLDRDGVTPWDR; from the coding sequence ATGCCCACCCCACCCCCGGGTCCGTGGCCGTACCTCCTCGACGAGGCCCGCGCGTACCCGTCACCGCACAACTCGCAGCCGATCGTCGTCCGGGTGCTCGACGCGGGCCGCGCCGAGCTCCTCTACGACCTCGAGCGCGGACTGCCCGCGGAGAACTTCGGGATCCCGTTCGGGCAGGTCTGCGCGGGCGTCTACGTCGAGTCGCTGGCGACGGTCGCCGCCCCGCACGGCTGGTCGGTGACCGCCGAGCTGCGCGACGAGGGCCTCGACTTCGACGCGGACGCCCACCACCAGCCGCTCGGCACCGTCGAGCTCACCCGCACCGCGATCACCCCGCAGGCGCAGGCCGATCTCGCCGCCTTCCGCCGCCGGCGCACCTCGCGACGGCCGTACCGGAGCCTGCCGGTCGATCCGGCGGTGCTCGCCGAGGCCGGCGCGATCGCCGCGGCCGCCGGCCACGACTTCGGGCACACCGACCGGCGGGAGCTGGTCGACCGGATCGTCCGGATCAACCAGGAGACCCTGTTCGACGACCTGCGCAACGACGCCGTGCACGCCGAGATCCTGGCCTGGCTCCGTACCTCCGACCGGGCCGCCGAGGCGACCCGCGACGGGCTGTCCGCGCGCACCCTGCTGCTGCCCGGCCCGCTGCTCGGCTTCGCGATGCGGCACCGCGGCATGTGGGACCTGCCGCTGGCCGGCCCGCTGCTGCGCAGGATCTACCTGAACACCATGCGCGGGGTACGCGAGCTCGGCTGGCTCACCGGGCCGTTCGCCTCCCCTCTCGACCACGTCGAGGCAGGACGGGTGTTCCTGCGGATCTGGCTGGCGTTCACCAGGGCCGGGGTGTACCTGCACCCGTTCGGCACGGTGATCACCAACCCCCGTTCGCACGCCGCCTTCACCGACGCCGCCGGGATCGACGCCCAGGGGGCGGATACCGAGGCGGACGGGGAGGCGGACGGCGAGCGCATGGCCTGGATGCTCTTCCGCTACGGGCACAGCGCGGAACCACCCCGCGCGCTGCGCCGCGAACTGTCCGAGATGCTCCTCGACCGGGACGGAGTCACGCCATGGGACCGCTGA
- a CDS encoding aconitate hydratase, whose translation MASTDSFGARGQLDVGGTGYEIFRLSAVEGSKRLPFSLKVLLENLLRTEDGANVTADHINALANWDPQAEPDTEIQFTPARVIMQDFTGVPCVVDLATMREAVTEMGGDPAKVNPLAPAELVIDHSVMIDFFGTPDAFEKNIEFEYGRNKERYQFLRWGQGAFDEFKVVPPGTGIVHQVNIENLARVVMPRNGQAYPDTLVGTDSHTTMVNGLGVLGWGVGGIEAEAAMLGQPVSMLIPKVLGFKLTGEIPTGVTATDVVLTITEMLRRKGVVGKFVEFYGAGVGAVPLANRATIGNMSPEFGSTAAIFPIDDETVRYLKLTGRSAEQIALVEGYAKEQGLWHDPDHEPVFSETMELDLSTVVPSIAGPKRPQDRIALTEAKEAFRSSLGDYAQGTESAVDEAGKESFPASDPAAPAHDGNGGGAPRSPISAAAGAGGRTSKPTKVTLNGAEFEIDHGAVVIASITSCTNTSNPSVMLGAALLAKNAVDKGLAVKPWVKTSMAPGSQVVTDYYEKAGLWPYLDKLGYNLVGYGCTTCIGNSGPLPEEISQAVNEADLAVASVLSGNRNFEGRINPDVKMNYLASPPLVIAYALAGTMDFDFENQPLGQDSDGADVFLRDIWPSTDDINSVVDSSITSEMFTKSYSDVFRGDDRWRALPTPEGRTFEWDQKSTYVRKPPYFEGMSRDPEPVTDISGARVLALLGDSVTTDHISPAGAIKPGTPAAVYLDENGVEKKDYNSFGSRRGNHEVMIRGTFANIRLRNQLLDAIVDGGVSGGYTRDFTAEGGPQAFIYDAAQSYAAQGTPLVVLGGKEYGSGSSRDWAAKGTALLGVKAVIVESFERIHRSNLIGMGVVPLQFPDGESASSLGLDGTETFDIAGITALNDGKTPKSVTVTATKESGETVEFDANVRIDTPGEADYYRNGGILQYVLRGMLKS comes from the coding sequence GTGGCCAGCACCGACAGCTTCGGCGCCAGAGGACAGCTCGACGTCGGGGGCACCGGTTACGAGATCTTCCGGCTCTCCGCGGTGGAGGGCTCGAAGCGCCTGCCGTTCAGCCTCAAGGTCCTGCTCGAGAACCTGCTCCGCACCGAGGACGGTGCGAACGTCACGGCGGACCACATCAACGCCCTGGCGAACTGGGACCCGCAGGCCGAGCCGGACACCGAGATCCAGTTCACCCCGGCCCGGGTGATCATGCAGGACTTCACCGGCGTCCCCTGTGTCGTCGACCTGGCGACCATGCGCGAGGCCGTGACCGAGATGGGCGGCGACCCGGCCAAGGTCAACCCGCTCGCCCCCGCCGAGCTGGTCATCGACCACTCGGTGATGATCGACTTCTTCGGCACCCCGGACGCGTTCGAGAAGAACATCGAGTTCGAGTACGGCCGCAACAAGGAGCGCTACCAGTTCCTGCGCTGGGGCCAGGGCGCCTTCGACGAGTTCAAGGTCGTCCCGCCCGGCACCGGCATCGTGCACCAGGTCAACATCGAGAACCTGGCGCGGGTGGTCATGCCGCGCAACGGTCAGGCCTACCCGGACACCCTGGTCGGCACCGACTCGCACACCACGATGGTCAACGGCCTCGGCGTGCTGGGCTGGGGCGTCGGCGGCATCGAGGCCGAGGCCGCGATGCTCGGCCAGCCGGTCTCGATGCTGATCCCGAAGGTGCTGGGCTTCAAGCTCACCGGCGAGATCCCGACCGGCGTGACCGCCACCGACGTGGTGCTGACGATCACCGAGATGCTGCGGCGCAAGGGCGTCGTCGGCAAGTTCGTCGAGTTCTACGGCGCCGGCGTCGGCGCGGTGCCGCTGGCCAACCGCGCCACCATCGGCAACATGAGCCCGGAGTTCGGCTCCACCGCGGCGATCTTCCCGATCGACGACGAGACCGTGCGCTACCTCAAGCTGACCGGCCGCTCCGCGGAGCAGATCGCGCTGGTCGAGGGCTACGCCAAGGAGCAGGGTCTCTGGCACGACCCGGACCACGAGCCGGTCTTCTCCGAGACGATGGAGCTGGACCTGTCGACGGTGGTCCCGTCGATCGCCGGCCCGAAGCGCCCGCAGGACCGGATCGCGCTGACCGAGGCCAAGGAGGCGTTCCGCTCCTCGCTGGGCGACTACGCCCAGGGCACCGAGTCCGCGGTGGACGAGGCCGGTAAGGAGAGCTTCCCGGCCAGCGACCCGGCCGCCCCCGCCCACGACGGCAACGGTGGCGGAGCGCCGCGCTCGCCGATCTCGGCCGCGGCCGGCGCCGGCGGGCGGACGAGCAAGCCGACGAAGGTGACCTTGAACGGCGCCGAGTTCGAGATCGACCACGGCGCCGTCGTGATCGCCTCGATCACCTCGTGCACCAACACGTCGAACCCGTCGGTGATGCTCGGCGCCGCACTGCTCGCCAAGAACGCGGTCGACAAGGGCCTGGCCGTCAAGCCGTGGGTGAAGACCTCCATGGCGCCCGGCTCGCAGGTCGTCACCGACTACTACGAGAAGGCCGGTCTCTGGCCCTACCTCGACAAGCTCGGCTACAACCTGGTCGGCTACGGCTGCACCACCTGCATCGGCAACTCCGGCCCGCTGCCGGAGGAGATCTCGCAGGCGGTCAACGAGGCCGACCTCGCGGTGGCGTCGGTGCTGTCGGGCAATCGGAACTTCGAGGGCCGGATCAACCCGGATGTCAAGATGAACTACCTGGCGTCCCCGCCGCTGGTCATCGCCTACGCGCTGGCCGGGACGATGGACTTCGACTTCGAGAACCAGCCGCTGGGCCAGGACTCGGACGGCGCCGACGTCTTCCTGCGCGACATCTGGCCCTCGACCGACGACATCAACTCGGTCGTCGACTCGTCGATCACCTCGGAGATGTTCACCAAGAGCTACTCCGACGTGTTCCGCGGCGACGACCGCTGGCGGGCGCTGCCCACCCCGGAGGGCCGGACCTTCGAGTGGGACCAGAAGTCCACCTACGTCCGCAAGCCCCCGTACTTCGAGGGCATGTCGAGAGACCCGGAGCCGGTCACCGACATCTCCGGTGCCCGTGTGCTGGCGCTGCTCGGCGACTCGGTCACCACCGACCACATCTCGCCGGCCGGCGCGATCAAGCCGGGCACCCCGGCCGCGGTCTACCTGGACGAGAACGGCGTGGAGAAGAAGGACTACAACTCCTTCGGTTCCCGGCGCGGCAACCACGAGGTGATGATCCGCGGCACGTTCGCCAACATCCGGCTGCGCAACCAGCTCCTGGACGCGATCGTCGACGGCGGGGTCTCCGGCGGCTACACCCGCGACTTCACCGCCGAGGGCGGCCCGCAGGCGTTCATCTACGACGCCGCGCAGAGCTACGCCGCGCAGGGCACCCCGCTGGTCGTGCTGGGCGGCAAGGAGTACGGCTCCGGATCGTCGCGGGACTGGGCGGCCAAGGGCACCGCGCTGCTGGGCGTCAAGGCGGTCATCGTCGAGTCGTTCGAGCGGATCCACCGGTCGAACCTGATCGGCATGGGCGTCGTCCCGCTGCAGTTCCCCGACGGCGAGTCGGCGTCGAGCCTCGGTCTGGACGGCACCGAGACCTTCGACATCGCCGGCATCACCGCGCTGAACGACGGGAAGACCCCGAAGTCGGTGACGGTGACCGCGACCAAGGAGTCCGGCGAGACCGTGGAGTTCGACGCCAACGTGCGCATCGACACCCCCGGTGAGGCGGATTACTACCGCAACGGCGGAATCCTGCAGTACGTCCTTCGGGGCATGCTGAAGAGCTGA
- a CDS encoding NlpC/P60 family protein — protein MTREPSVLRPARGHRRRMPLAAGVLGLLTALLVATPAVGAAAVAPAPGVLPAAGLSPAQPPPPPPNPDDDELERSRQSVQDRSAEVGRLTARLAELDAQLDELQIEVAARGQEALEARDTADAAGREADAAAARALEARAATEEAGRAVDHARTRLDEFVGDVYTHGLDLGPLGLLSRATDPQDLMDRARLTDSLSEDQASVLEQLQQARIAQANADSLARAAQEEADRRRVVAEEASTAADQALSSAAAAADEQQGRLDAVRSERAEVQARLDDAANSDAGLRAQRQRYLDWQAEQERLRAEADRRAREEASARLAQQESRSRAAPGPAPSAGPAPGPRTGSAAIETVIDRATSRIGTIYAWGGGNSRGPTRGIRDGGVADSHGDFRKVGFDCSGLMLYAFAGVGINLPRYSGNQANAGRLVPISEMRRGDMLSWARNGRTHHIAIYLGDGKMVEAPYSGASVRISPVRYNGLNKVTRLL, from the coding sequence GTGACGCGCGAGCCGTCGGTGCTCCGGCCCGCCCGCGGGCACCGTCGCCGGATGCCGCTCGCAGCCGGTGTGCTGGGGCTGCTGACCGCACTGCTCGTGGCCACCCCGGCCGTGGGTGCCGCGGCGGTGGCGCCCGCGCCCGGCGTGCTCCCCGCCGCCGGTCTGTCGCCGGCGCAGCCGCCCCCGCCGCCGCCGAACCCGGACGACGACGAGCTCGAGCGCAGCCGGCAGAGCGTGCAGGACCGGTCCGCCGAGGTCGGACGGCTGACCGCGCGGCTGGCCGAGCTCGACGCGCAGCTCGACGAGCTGCAGATCGAGGTCGCCGCGCGCGGGCAGGAGGCACTGGAGGCGCGCGACACCGCCGACGCCGCCGGCCGGGAGGCCGACGCGGCCGCCGCGCGTGCACTGGAGGCCAGGGCGGCGACCGAGGAAGCCGGCCGCGCCGTGGACCACGCGCGTACCCGGCTCGACGAGTTCGTCGGCGACGTCTACACCCACGGCCTCGATCTCGGCCCGCTCGGCCTGCTGTCCCGGGCGACCGACCCGCAGGACCTGATGGACCGGGCGCGGCTCACCGATTCGTTGAGCGAGGACCAGGCGTCGGTGCTGGAGCAGCTGCAGCAGGCCCGGATCGCGCAGGCCAACGCCGACTCGCTGGCCCGCGCAGCCCAGGAGGAGGCCGACCGGCGCCGCGTCGTCGCCGAGGAGGCGTCCACCGCAGCCGACCAGGCGCTGAGCTCGGCCGCGGCCGCCGCGGACGAGCAGCAGGGCAGGCTCGACGCGGTTCGGTCCGAGCGGGCCGAGGTGCAGGCCAGGCTCGACGACGCGGCCAACTCCGACGCCGGTCTGCGCGCCCAGCGTCAGCGCTACCTGGACTGGCAGGCCGAGCAGGAGCGGCTGCGCGCCGAGGCCGACCGGCGGGCCCGCGAGGAGGCCAGCGCGCGCCTCGCGCAGCAGGAGTCCCGCTCCCGGGCGGCGCCCGGCCCGGCTCCGTCCGCCGGCCCGGCGCCGGGGCCGCGAACCGGCTCGGCGGCGATCGAGACCGTGATCGACCGGGCGACCTCCCGGATCGGCACCATCTACGCCTGGGGTGGCGGCAACTCACGTGGCCCGACCCGGGGCATCCGCGACGGCGGCGTCGCCGACTCGCACGGTGACTTCCGCAAGGTCGGCTTCGACTGTTCCGGGCTGATGCTCTACGCGTTCGCCGGGGTCGGGATCAACCTGCCGCGCTACAGCGGGAACCAGGCCAACGCCGGTCGGCTCGTCCCGATCTCGGAGATGCGGCGCGGGGACATGCTCTCCTGGGCACGCAACGGCCGGACCCACCACATCGCGATCTACCTGGGCGACGGCAAGATGGTCGAGGCTCCCTACTCGGGTGCCTCGGTGCGGATCTCGCCGGTTCGCTACAACGGGCTGAACAAGGTCACCCGGCTGCTCTGA
- a CDS encoding LysR family transcriptional regulator — translation MDVRRLRILRELADRGSVTAVAAALNYTPSAVSQQLKVLSREAGIALTVPDGRGLRLTEAGAAVVAGSEDVLTALGRLDETLAGLRERPLGTVRVALFPSAARLLLPGLLRRAAVHDGLTLSCRDRDLRPEEVPASAAEVDVVVTHHDERLDPFTGGRLRVRPLLREPLDVALPIRHPLAARAEVGLDDLVDEGWIGVGVGWPVDDVLRSLALVTGTAPRVVQRINDFSVTEELVADGHGVALLPRYSTDHRDGSRLALRPLAGVRAARLVHAVSRAEAVERPAVRLVLDELAAEADAVRARAG, via the coding sequence ATGGACGTCCGGCGCCTGCGAATCCTGCGCGAACTCGCCGACCGGGGCTCGGTCACCGCGGTCGCCGCCGCCCTGAACTACACCCCGTCCGCGGTGTCCCAGCAGCTCAAGGTGCTGTCCCGGGAGGCCGGTATCGCCCTGACCGTCCCGGACGGACGCGGGCTGCGGCTGACCGAGGCCGGCGCCGCCGTCGTGGCGGGTTCCGAGGACGTCCTCACCGCACTCGGCCGACTCGACGAGACCCTGGCCGGGCTCCGCGAACGCCCGCTCGGCACGGTCCGGGTCGCGCTGTTCCCGTCCGCCGCCCGGCTGCTGCTGCCCGGCCTGCTCCGCCGCGCGGCCGTGCACGACGGCCTGACGCTGTCCTGCCGCGACCGGGACCTGCGCCCGGAGGAGGTTCCGGCGTCCGCGGCCGAGGTCGACGTCGTCGTGACCCACCACGACGAACGCCTCGATCCCTTCACCGGCGGACGGCTGCGGGTCCGGCCGCTGCTGCGCGAGCCGCTGGACGTCGCACTGCCGATCCGTCATCCGCTGGCCGCCCGAGCCGAGGTCGGCCTGGACGACCTGGTCGACGAGGGCTGGATCGGGGTCGGCGTCGGCTGGCCGGTCGACGACGTGCTCCGCTCGCTCGCGCTGGTCACCGGCACCGCACCGCGGGTGGTGCAGCGGATCAACGACTTCTCCGTCACCGAGGAGCTGGTCGCCGACGGGCACGGGGTGGCACTGCTCCCCCGCTACTCCACCGACCACCGGGACGGCTCGCGACTCGCGCTGCGCCCGCTGGCCGGTGTGCGGGCGGCTCGGCTGGTGCACGCGGTCTCCCGTGCCGAGGCCGTCGAACGCCCGGCCGTCCGGCTGGTACTCGACGAGCTGGCCGCGGAGGCCGACGCGGTGCGCGCGAGGGCCGGCTGA
- a CDS encoding EamA family transporter: MTVRDRGLAVVVAVLWGANFIAIHVGLEHFPPIFLAALRMLVLAVPTVLLIPRPKVPLRWLIGYGLGFGALQFLFLFLGMYAGMPAGLASLVLQASGPFTLVLGALLLREQVRLRQWIGIGVAVAGLATIALLRAQTAALLPVALTLLGALGWAAGNLCNRLAQRDGEAVDPLHLTLWMSVIPPVPLLAVSAVVEGPTTGWVATAAAFSWDGLPGLAALLYLSVVATVLGAGIWTALMRRYPAGVVAPHSLLVPVVGMGLAIVLLGERPSVPELVAGLVVVGGVLAASAPGRRARADPQVSRV; the protein is encoded by the coding sequence ATGACCGTCCGCGACCGGGGCCTCGCCGTCGTCGTCGCCGTGCTGTGGGGGGCGAACTTCATCGCCATCCACGTCGGCCTCGAACACTTCCCGCCGATCTTCCTCGCGGCCCTGCGGATGCTCGTGCTCGCCGTTCCGACGGTGCTGCTGATCCCTCGGCCGAAGGTCCCGCTGCGCTGGCTGATCGGGTACGGGCTCGGCTTCGGGGCCCTACAGTTCCTGTTCCTGTTCCTCGGGATGTACGCCGGGATGCCGGCCGGGCTGGCGTCGCTGGTGCTGCAGGCGTCCGGGCCGTTCACCCTGGTGCTGGGTGCGTTGCTGCTGCGTGAGCAGGTTCGGCTGCGGCAGTGGATCGGGATCGGCGTCGCGGTCGCCGGGCTGGCGACGATCGCGCTGCTGCGGGCGCAGACGGCCGCGCTGCTCCCGGTGGCGCTCACGCTGCTCGGTGCGCTCGGCTGGGCCGCCGGGAACCTGTGCAACCGGCTGGCCCAGCGCGACGGCGAGGCCGTCGATCCGCTGCACCTGACACTGTGGATGAGCGTGATCCCGCCGGTCCCGCTGCTCGCCGTGTCGGCGGTCGTCGAGGGGCCGACGACCGGCTGGGTGGCGACGGCCGCCGCGTTCTCCTGGGACGGTCTGCCCGGTCTCGCCGCGCTGCTGTACCTCTCGGTGGTCGCGACGGTCCTCGGGGCCGGGATCTGGACGGCGCTGATGCGCCGCTACCCGGCCGGGGTGGTGGCGCCGCACTCGCTGCTGGTGCCGGTGGTGGGGATGGGGCTGGCGATCGTGCTGCTCGGGGAGCGGCCGTCGGTGCCGGAGCTGGTCGCGGGGCTGGTGGTCGTGGGTGGTGTGCTGGCTGCGTCGGCGCCCGGGCGCCGTGCTCGGGCCGATCCGCAGGTGAGCCGGGTGTGA